From Chitinispirillales bacterium, a single genomic window includes:
- a CDS encoding insulinase family protein, producing MRKIYILLFVITVAIFAKNTEPSIPVYEETLPNKLKLLVISDTTIPEVSCRLYYFAGSMFESYSNTGLSHFYEHLMFKGTKRLGTINYEAEIPIMNAIDSVDGAILSLLRSGISQDSERISELKKRLNDLQIEQKKYIIKDEIWSLYEKNGATGLNAWTSDDITAYIVSLPANKVELFANIEADRMQNLILREFVSERDVVYEERRMRYENRPVNNYLMILEAMFYSAHPYRNPTIGWASDIENYSTSALKNHIAKYYRPDNALIVLAGNITPKAASALVNKYFAKIENPAVEIDEVKTREPKPIGEKRFIVREKNAEPRIDILFHTEGYPDPSLFALEIIENMLSGGSGILYKRLVEQEKLCVNVGAANFWRHHNGKFSVYATLKSGVSHEKVENIILEEIEKLTKDEPKPEELLRVKNTLKLHNLEKFKNLEAFSDELAFFAKFGDWRGLFEYKDRVAEIKSTKDIVKKYLDPRFKTVGWLINE from the coding sequence TTGAGAAAAATTTACATTTTACTTTTTGTCATAACGGTTGCGATTTTTGCAAAAAATACCGAGCCGTCGATTCCCGTTTACGAAGAAACTCTTCCCAACAAACTAAAATTACTCGTCATAAGCGATACGACTATTCCCGAGGTTTCGTGCAGATTGTATTATTTTGCCGGCTCAATGTTTGAAAGTTATTCAAATACCGGACTTTCGCATTTTTACGAACATCTTATGTTTAAAGGAACAAAACGTCTCGGCACGATTAATTATGAAGCGGAAATTCCGATTATGAACGCGATTGACAGCGTTGACGGTGCGATTTTGTCGTTGTTGAGAAGCGGAATTTCGCAGGACTCAGAACGTATTTCGGAATTGAAAAAAAGGCTTAACGACCTGCAAATCGAACAAAAAAAATACATAATAAAAGACGAAATTTGGTCGCTTTACGAAAAAAACGGCGCGACGGGACTTAACGCTTGGACGAGCGACGATATTACGGCGTATATCGTGAGTCTGCCCGCAAATAAAGTAGAACTTTTCGCAAATATTGAAGCGGACAGAATGCAGAATCTAATTTTGCGGGAGTTTGTAAGCGAACGGGACGTTGTTTATGAAGAGCGTAGAATGCGATACGAAAACCGTCCGGTCAATAATTATTTGATGATTTTGGAAGCGATGTTTTATTCGGCTCATCCGTATCGAAACCCTACGATTGGCTGGGCAAGCGATATAGAAAATTATTCGACGTCGGCTCTCAAAAATCACATCGCAAAATATTATCGCCCGGATAACGCGCTTATCGTTTTGGCAGGAAACATTACACCGAAAGCCGCATCGGCGCTTGTGAATAAATATTTCGCGAAAATAGAAAATCCGGCGGTAGAAATTGATGAAGTTAAAACACGCGAACCCAAACCAATCGGAGAAAAAAGGTTTATAGTCCGAGAAAAAAACGCCGAACCGCGAATCGATATTTTGTTTCACACGGAGGGTTATCCGGACCCTTCGCTTTTTGCTTTGGAAATAATTGAAAATATGCTTTCCGGCGGCAGCGGAATTTTATATAAACGGCTTGTGGAACAGGAAAAATTATGCGTTAACGTCGGCGCGGCGAATTTTTGGCGGCATCATAACGGCAAATTCAGCGTTTATGCAACGTTGAAATCAGGGGTTTCGCACGAAAAAGTCGAGAATATAATTTTGGAAGAAATCGAAAAACTTACAAAAGACGAGCCAAAACCCGAAGAACTTTTACGTGTGAAAAATACTCTTAAATTGCATAATTTGGAGAAGTTTAAGAATTTGGAAGCGTTTTCGGACGAATTGGCGTTTTTTGCAAAGTTCGGCGATTGGCGCGGACTTTTTGAATATAAAGACAGAGTCGCAGAAATTAAATCTACGAAAGATATTGTAAAAAAATACTTAGATCCAAGATTCAAAACTGTCGGCTGGCTGATTAATGAGTAA